DNA sequence from the Candidatus Sulfuricurvum sp. RIFRC-1 genome:
CGATATCCCCCGTATCGTACCACCCCTCTCCGGCCTCGGAACTCGGTTTCTCTAAAAACCCGGGACGTTCAGCGCGGAGATAGCCGCTCATGACATTGGCACCTTTGACGTGTAAAATCCCCCCCTCATCGATCCCCGGTACCGGAATGAGTTTCGTCTCAATCCCCGGTAAAACCTGCCCTACGGTGCCGCTGCGGTACGCCATAGGGGTATTGACGGCAATAACGGGAGCCGTTTCGGTCGCTCCATACCCTTCAAAAATCCGTATCCCGAATTTCTCAAACCACAGCTCTTTGACACTCGCCGAGAGCTTTTCTGCCCCGGCAACGACGTATCTGAGGCGATAAAAATCGTACGGATGGGCGTGTAAAGCATAATGATTTAAAAAAGTGCTCGTCCCGAAGAGTATCGTACACGATCGGTCATACGCAATCTCAGGAATCACCCGATAGTGCAGAGGTGATGGGTACAAAAAGAGGCGTATCCCTCCCAAAATCGGTAACAGTGTCCCCGCCGTGAGTCCGAAGGAGTGAAAAATCGGCAATGCGTTAAGCACCTTATCCTCGGTTGAAAAATCGACGATAGCACGGATTTGGGCGATGTTCGCCAAAATCGCTTCATGCGAGAGGACAACCCCTTTGGGTTTCCCCTCCGAACCGGAGGTAAAGAGGATAACGCAGGGTGTCTTGGGATCGGATTTAACCCGTACGCAGTTGGGGAAATAGCGGGCATATCCCATCAGCCAGAGCTTATCCATTAACCCCATCTCTTCTTTTAAATCTTCGAGGTAGAGGATACGGACATTTTTTAATGCACCCAATTTCGCTTCGAGTTTCGCTTGTTCCACAAACGCTTTGGAGGAGATGATCGTTTTGATTTGAGCACCTTCGCACGCATTTTGCAGTCCGTCAACTCCGGCGGTAAAGTTGAGCATTGCAGGGGTTCGCCCTTGCGCGCTAAGCCCCAATATCAGGGCCAATGTCGGAACCGCCGTCGGCATCAATACCCCGATCGCTTCTGAGGGCACACTGTGACGTGATAGCAATCTACCCAACCCCAATGTCATCGCCAGAAGCTGGCGGTAGGTGTATTCGATCTGTTTGGTATCCTCGATAATTTTTCGTGAGCTTCCATAGATCGACAGCGCATCGAGAAATGCACCGTAGAGATCATTCGGACGGCGTGATTCAAAGAGACATTTTTGCAACAGTGTCCGCATCGCTTCACCCGATTTAGTCCGTCTCTCATGTCCACTCCCCCCCTCGCTGATGCGCAGTCGTGTCGGGGTGCAATAAGTGAGAGTGATTTGAGGAAACCATCGTGTCGGATGATCGCTTCCCATACGCGATAAGGTGCTAAACGTCGCCCCCTCGATGATAACAGGGTGAATCGTCGCTTCGGTTTTGAGGGTGACGAATGCCGACCCCTCATAAATCTTCATCAAATTCCCAGTGGTCGTGATCCGCCCCTCAGGGAATATAACCACAGCTCGTCCGCTCTCGACGAGGCGGATGATCTGTTTGATCGCCATCGGATTGGAGGGATCAACGACGAGGTATTCGCTCAAGGATAAAAACATCCGAACGAGAGGACGTTTGGCAATCTCGGTATTAACGACGAATACCGGCTGAATCGGC
Encoded proteins:
- the aas gene encoding bifunctional acyl-ACP--phospholipid O-acyltransferase/long-chain-fatty-acid--ACP ligase: MIKAILYVIVRFLFRVKVVGEFQREENHTVIIANHQSFLDGLILGLFLPIQPVFVVNTEIAKRPLVRMFLSLSEYLVVDPSNPMAIKQIIRLVESGRAVVIFPEGRITTTGNLMKIYEGSAFVTLKTEATIHPVIIEGATFSTLSRMGSDHPTRWFPQITLTYCTPTRLRISEGGSGHERRTKSGEAMRTLLQKCLFESRRPNDLYGAFLDALSIYGSSRKIIEDTKQIEYTYRQLLAMTLGLGRLLSRHSVPSEAIGVLMPTAVPTLALILGLSAQGRTPAMLNFTAGVDGLQNACEGAQIKTIISSKAFVEQAKLEAKLGALKNVRILYLEDLKEEMGLMDKLWLMGYARYFPNCVRVKSDPKTPCVILFTSGSEGKPKGVVLSHEAILANIAQIRAIVDFSTEDKVLNALPIFHSFGLTAGTLLPILGGIRLFLYPSPLHYRVIPEIAYDRSCTILFGTSTFLNHYALHAHPYDFYRLRYVVAGAEKLSASVKELWFEKFGIRIFEGYGATETAPVIAVNTPMAYRSGTVGQVLPGIETKLIPVPGIDEGGILHVKGANVMSGYLRAERPGFLEKPSSEAGEGWYDTGDIVTIDHEGFVRIAGRVKRFAKIAGEMISLESVEKLALSASPACYHAASSQSDESRGEALVLFTTDKEMKRDILQQSARSGGYPEIAVPRKIVYVDAIPVLGTGKTDYVTLKAMAADA